The Rhodothermales bacterium genome contains the following window.
AGAAGAAGGTCAAGGAGTACCTCGAGCAGGAACTGGAATACGAAGGTCTGACCGACAAGCTCGATCAGATCATGATTCCTACCGAGACCGTCTTCGAAATGCGCGCCGGCAAGAAGCGCACGCGTGAGAAAACGTTCTTCCCCGGCTATCTGCTGATCCACGCGATCTTGGACAAGCAGATCAAGCACCTCATTTCAGGCGCCCCCTCGGTGGTCGGATTCCTCACGACCGGAGATCAGCCCACGCCTCTGCGGCCGGACGAAGTCAACCGGATCATGGGCAAGATCGACGAAGTCCGCGAGGCCGGCGAGCAGCTGGAGATCCCCTTCAAGGCGGGCGATGCGGTCAAAGTCATCGACGGGCCGTTCAACAACTTCAACGGCATGGTCGAGGAGGTCTATCCCGACAAGGCCAAGGTGAAGGTGATGGTGTCGATCTTCGGGAGGAAGACGCCGCTTGAGTTGGA
Protein-coding sequences here:
- the nusG gene encoding transcription termination/antitermination factor NusG, whose amino-acid sequence is MEKVMDNIRKWYVLRTFSGHEKKVKEYLEQELEYEGLTDKLDQIMIPTETVFEMRAGKKRTREKTFFPGYLLIHAILDKQIKHLISGAPSVVGFLTTGDQPTPLRPDEVNRIMGKIDEVREAGEQLEIPFKAGDAVKVIDGPFNNFNGMVEEVYPDKAKVKVMVSIFGRKTPLELDYLQVEHEE